TTGTTGTGGTTTGTGATGATGGATCTTCAGATATGACAGGTGAGATTGCTGAAAAGCTTGGAGCTACTGTTGTGAGACATGATAAGAATAAGGGATACGGAGCTGCTATGCAGTCACTGTTTAAGGAAACGAAAAGGTTAGATGCGGACGTTTTAGTGACGCTTGATGGTGATGGACAACATGATGCTGACAAAACCCCGTTGATGATTCAACCAATTCTTGACGATAAGGCAGATGTGGTTGTAGGTTCTAGGTTTTTAGACGGGGCACAGAAAAACGGTGACAATGGGCTTCCGTTTTACAGACGGTTGGGCATCAAGGCGATTACCAAGCTGACTACTGCTGCTTCGAAGTTCAATGTCACTGATGCTCAGAATGGTTGTCGGGCGTACAGTAGGACTGCTTTGGAAAAGTTGTCGCTTCTTGAAAACGGGATGGGCGTGAGTGTTGAAGTTTTGCTTAAAGCCAAGGAGCAAGGGCTACGCCTCGTGGAAGTTCCTCTTGAATGCAATTACTCGGGCGTGGAGCAACCTTCCTCGCGCAATCCGGTCAGGCACGGGGCAAGTGTTGTATGGTCTCTTGTGAGGTTGGTTGTAGAGGAAAGACCCCTAGTCTTTCTTGGTGTACCTGGCACCATCATGTTGGCAGTAGGTATGTTCTTTGGAATTTGGATGCTGCAAATCTACTCCGTGGAGCGTCAAATAGTTACGAACATAGCGTTGGCTTCAATGACCTTCACGTTAATGGGGTTCTTTGCCTTGTCCACTGCAATTATGCTGTATGCTATTTTGCGGCTTGCCGAAAAAACCAACGCAAAGCGTGAAGAGTGACTTGGTGCTGGAAATAGAGGTTTGCGAGATACGTGGCTACTGTCCTGTGCATAAGGTTGGGGATAGGATAGTGATTGATGATCCTGAGATAGTTCTGGGAAAGACTGATGCTTTGTGTGTGCACGCGCTTTCTTCGCTGTTGCATTATGTGTTGGTGCTGGAGAAAGGTGCCGATCCTGTTGAGTTGGGGTTGTCGAAGCCTGAAGATAGAGAGCATGCGTATATTCAATGTGTTGATCCTGGTGAGCCTTACACGCGTGGGGGAACGGTGATTTTTAAGTGTCGAAGAATTAAGAGCGAAGAGTCTTAGGAATAGAGAGACTTTGACGAAGTTTAGAGGGCGTGTTGAGTTCAGACATAAAGACAAAATGCTTTCGGATATCTGCGCTTCAAGGGCTGAA
The Candidatus Bathyarchaeota archaeon genome window above contains:
- a CDS encoding glycosyltransferase family 2 protein → MIVIGIPAYNEERSIAKVVLDAHRYADVVVVCDDGSSDMTGEIAEKLGATVVRHDKNKGYGAAMQSLFKETKRLDADVLVTLDGDGQHDADKTPLMIQPILDDKADVVVGSRFLDGAQKNGDNGLPFYRRLGIKAITKLTTAASKFNVTDAQNGCRAYSRTALEKLSLLENGMGVSVEVLLKAKEQGLRLVEVPLECNYSGVEQPSSRNPVRHGASVVWSLVRLVVEERPLVFLGVPGTIMLAVGMFFGIWMLQIYSVERQIVTNIALASMTFTLMGFFALSTAIMLYAILRLAEKTNAKREE
- a CDS encoding TIGR04076 family protein — translated: MLFCGLPKKPTQSVKSDLVLEIEVCEIRGYCPVHKVGDRIVIDDPEIVLGKTDALCVHALSSLLHYVLVLEKGADPVELGLSKPEDREHAYIQCVDPGEPYTRGGTVIFKCRRIKSEES